From Vicinamibacteria bacterium, the proteins below share one genomic window:
- a CDS encoding DUF4184 family protein, whose protein sequence is MPWIVPSHQAPALLLKAWRPRWFSGLALVLGSLAPDLEFIVPVRRETILGHTVAGQILFTVPVVLALYVLTTDLVIPWLVPYLSRCWHDLAALERPRGRAWWGVVLSAVLGGLTHIVLDGFTHGEASGGWAVPFFPLLSLNVPSPLGPLPVHDLLQIVFTVVLGAAALDAWRRIAGQRLLWSWRNRSPRPVLAASPTGRRRVLRWLTACGALGVAAALFFKPAASAGYALELAAYGFLDGIAGGMLLGAATHRLLHARLRREAALEAATRVRLLQPGAGG, encoded by the coding sequence GTGCCCTGGATTGTTCCTTCCCACCAAGCGCCGGCCCTCCTCTTGAAGGCCTGGCGACCGCGCTGGTTCTCGGGACTGGCGCTGGTCCTGGGGAGCCTCGCCCCCGACCTCGAGTTCATCGTGCCGGTGAGAAGGGAGACCATTCTCGGGCACACCGTGGCCGGACAGATCCTGTTCACGGTTCCAGTCGTGCTCGCCCTCTACGTCCTCACGACGGATCTCGTCATTCCCTGGCTCGTGCCCTACCTATCCCGTTGCTGGCATGATCTGGCTGCGCTGGAGAGGCCGCGGGGCCGAGCCTGGTGGGGGGTCGTGCTCTCGGCCGTTCTAGGCGGGCTCACGCACATCGTCCTCGACGGATTCACCCACGGCGAAGCCTCGGGGGGGTGGGCGGTCCCGTTTTTCCCGCTCCTCAGCCTCAACGTGCCCTCTCCTCTCGGGCCCCTTCCCGTCCATGATCTTCTCCAGATCGTATTCACGGTTGTGCTTGGGGCCGCGGCTTTGGACGCTTGGCGGCGTATCGCAGGTCAGCGGCTCCTTTGGAGTTGGCGGAACCGGTCTCCGCGGCCCGTCCTCGCGGCTTCGCCGACGGGGCGTCGCAGGGTGCTCCGCTGGCTCACGGCCTGCGGCGCCCTCGGGGTGGCGGCAGCGCTCTTCTTCAAGCCGGCGGCGTCAGCGGGGTATGCCTTGGAGCTCGCCGCCTACGGCTTTCTGGACGGGATCGCGGGCGGGATGCTGCTCGGGGCGGCAACGCATCGCCTTCTCCACGCTCGGCTGCGGCGCGAGGCCGCACTGGAGGCGGCAACGCGGGTGAGGCTGCTCCAGCCCGGGGCCGGCGGTTAG